The Cloacibacillus sp. An23 DNA window GTGCTCCTCGTTGCCTACCTGGCCAACCGTGGCCATGCACTCGAGAAGAACGAGTCTCAGTTCACCGGAGGGCATACGCACGAAGGCGTATTTGCCTTCTTTCGCCATGAGCTGGGCGGACGAGCCGGCTGAGCGTACAAGTACGCCGCCGCGTCCAGGTTCCAGTTCTACGTTGTGAATCACCGTACCTACGGGGATGTCCTTCAGCTTAAGGGCGTTTCCCGGGCGAATGTCGGAGCCCTCACCTGCGACAATGACGTCGCCGACGTTAAGTCCGATCGGAGCGAGGATGTATCTCTTTTCTCCGTCCTTATAGGAAATAAGAGCGATCCGCGCAGAGCGGTTGGGATCGTACTCTATAGCAGCAACCTTGCCTGGTACACCGTACTTATCGCGCTTGAAGTCGATGATACGGTATTTGATTCTTCCACGCCCGCCGCGATGGCGCATAGTTACGCGCCCATTGTTGTTGCGTCCGGCAGACTGCGAAAGGGAGACGACTAGGCTGCGCTCCGGCTTTGACTTCGTGATCTCAGCAAAATCAGGAGTCGCCATTTGACGGCGGCTAGGCGTAGTGGGACGATATTTTTTTATACCCATGAAATATTTCCCCCTTCTCCTTAGGCGTTTGCGCCCTCAAAGAAAGCTATCTTCTCGCCCTTAGCGAGTGTAACGACGGCTTTCTTCCAGGAACGGGAACGACCCAAGAAAGCACCCATCCGCTTCGGTTTTGAACGGACCTGGATCGTATTGACCTTTACAACCTTCACTTTAAATACTTCCTCCACTGCTTTGCGAATTTCAATCTTATTCG harbors:
- the rplB gene encoding 50S ribosomal protein L2, with amino-acid sequence MGIKKYRPTTPSRRQMATPDFAEITKSKPERSLVVSLSQSAGRNNNGRVTMRHRGGRGRIKYRIIDFKRDKYGVPGKVAAIEYDPNRSARIALISYKDGEKRYILAPIGLNVGDVIVAGEGSDIRPGNALKLKDIPVGTVIHNVELEPGRGGVLVRSAGSSAQLMAKEGKYAFVRMPSGELRLVLLECMATVGQVGNEEHENVVFGKAGRTRWLGIRPHIRGMIQNPVDHPMGGGEGKSKSHKHPVSPWGTPAKGYRTRKRKPSDKFIVRRRKK
- the rplW gene encoding 50S ribosomal protein L23, with the translated sequence MNAVSYDIIVRPVITEKTSRQMELGQYTFEVLPKANKIEIRKAVEEVFKVKVVKVNTIQVRSKPKRMGAFLGRSRSWKKAVVTLAKGEKIAFFEGANA